From one Culex quinquefasciatus strain JHB chromosome 3, VPISU_Cqui_1.0_pri_paternal, whole genome shotgun sequence genomic stretch:
- the LOC6053028 gene encoding dnaJ protein homolog 1, translating into MGKDYYKVLGVARGANDDEIKKAYRKLALKYHPDKNKSPQAEERFKEVAEAYEVLSDKKKRDIYDQYGEEGLRGGMGGMGGGGGGGGHDGGSFTYQFHGDPRATFAQFFGTSDPFGVFFGNDGGGSNMFYTDMGGEMDDPFGFGGGRGGGMGGGFPGAFRSQSFNVQGSPNRKHKAQDPPIEHDLYVTLEDVNGGCQKKMKISKMVMAHDGGARKEEKILNINVKPGWKAGTKITFPREGDQVPGKIPADIVFIIRDKPHQHFKREGSDIKYTSKISLRQSLCGTVVKVPTLSGETLSISTVGEIVKPNSVKRLQGRGLPFPKEPSRKGDLLVAFDIQFPNALNQNAKDILADLLPVEGGQ; encoded by the coding sequence ATGGGAAAAGACTATTACAAGGTGCTGGGGGTGGCCCGAGGGGCGAACGATGATGAGATCAAGAAGGCGTACAGGAAGCTGGCGTTGAAGTACCACCCGGACAAGAACAAGAGTCCGCAGGCGGAGGAACGGTTCAAGGAGGTGGCGGAGGCGTACGAGGTCCTGTCGGACAAGAAGAAGCGGGACATTTACGACCAGTATGGAGAGGAGGGTTTGCGGGGAGGAATGGGCGGCATGggaggtggtggtggcggcggtggCCACGACGGAGGCTCGTTCACGTACCAGTTCCACGGAGATCCGAGGGCGACGTTTGCGCAGTTCTTTGGAACCAGCGATCCGTTTGGAGTGTTCTTCGGAAACGACGGAGGTGGCTCGAACATGTTCTACACGGATATGGGCGGCGAGATGGACGACCCGTTTGGATTTGGAGGTGGTCGTGGGGGAGGCATGGGTGGTGGATTCCCGGGAGCGTTCCGATCGCAGTCGTTTAACGTGCAAGGATCGCCAAACAGGAAACACAAAGCACAGGATCCACCGATTGAGCACGACCTTTACGTGACACTGGAGGACGTGAACGGAGGATGCCAGAAGAAGATGAAGATCTCCAAGATGGTCATGGCCCACGACGGAGGAGCGCGGAAAGAGGAAAAGATCCTGAACATCAACGTGAAGCCCGGCTGGAAGGCGGGAACGAAGATTACCTTCCCCCGCGAAGGAGACCAAGTCCCCGGCAAGATCCCCGCCGACATCGTCTTCATCATCCGGGACAAACCCCACCAGCACTTTAAGCGCGAGGGCAGCGACATCAAGTACACGTCGAAAATCTCCCTGCGCCAGTCGCTCTGCGGAACCGTCGTCAAGGTCCCCACCCTCTCCGGGGAAACCCTCTCCATCAGCACCGTCGGCGAAATCGTCAAACCAAACTCGGTCAAGCGGCTGCAGGGTCGCGGCCTGCCCTTCCCCAAGGAACCGTCCCGCAAGGGCGACCTGCTGGTCGCGTTCGACATCCAGTTCCCGAACGCGCTGAACCAGAACGCCAAAGACATTCTGGCGGATCTGCTTCCGGTCGAGGGTGGCCAGTAG
- the LOC6053027 gene encoding patj homolog produces MHLSQDVSSALQQIEIIKQTVEELEPNSGTKLSVMEEDVKMIIDLLQDPVFRNIVQIQDSLAELNHQITQHPSILPGDFDIINSGELVLNVPPSDLFDPDYPDEQRVPSAQISPGSPAPPSLQSASTSKLVLLEQQQQQLPIVGQVATPQQLGLLQQQQQQLGGAPLKLTNELLDGSVLEHDSQDEFAMLGMDKAAGLVEPAEWSRILDIELVNDGTGLGFGIIGARATGVTVKTILAGGVADRDGRLQSGDQILQIGDVNLHEMVSEQVASVLRQSGTHVQLVVARPIDADNGAIEEFESSAIVPTVLLGNPLKLKQYLADSGYPEIFSVYSTANVEKESFDKDSPIEFPETEVFTVELKKDQNGLGITIAGYVCEKEELSGIFVKSVSPGSAADLSGKIQVNDRIIEVDGQSLHGFSNHQAVDVLKQSGHIVTLCLERYLRGPKYDQLQQAIAANEMKPPTPATPPPNLPGGADLSKYGNNILDIVPRNVDKRSPEAKLFNNFTEDDANAAALMMMAEPDQQLETMMAHKKLARAKDSIDTQEYREKIKEASIIPPPAEAELDLLLADATNQAAIAKHGKQRSSLKVNEDTEAFIVKKWTTLLGANVKIIVANIRKFAASSGLGISLEGTVDVEGGKEVRPHHYIRSILPEGPVGQNGLLRSGDELLEVNGQRLLGMNHLEVVSILKELPQDVCMVCGRGDQEMLQFTEESLINTLEEEISKSRGGTIGGGLQSSLTPSERLVKAKSDGSLATSGGAGDGFSKIKSRSLEPLTGLAMWSSEPQIIELVKGERGLGFSILDYQDPLDPNDTLIVIRSLVPGGVAQLDGRLIPGDRLLFVNDTILENSSLDQAVQALKGAPKGVVKIGVAKPLPMQDSSITSAVFEDKTTSSAAALAIGETVVSAGTSYESASRGSGKMLSMSKPDIIME; encoded by the exons ATGCACCTCTCGCAGGATGTGTCCAGCGCGCTTCAGCAAATCGAAATTATCAAACAGACCGTGGAGGAGCTGGAACCAAACAGCGGAACCAAGCTCAGCGTGATGGAGGAGGACGTCAAGATGATCATCGATCTGCTGCAGGATCCGGTGTTCCGAAACATCGTCCAGATCCAGGACTCGCTGGCGGAGCTCAACCACCAGATCACGCAGCATCCGTCGATCCTGCCGGGGGACTTTGACATCATCAACAGCGGCGAACTGGTGCTGAACGTGCCACCGTCGGATCTGTTCGATCCGGACTATCCAGACGAGCAGCGCGTTCCGTCGGCGCAGATCTCGCCCGGCAGTCCGGCCCCGCCGTCGCTGCAATCGGCTTCGACGTCCAAACTGGTACTgttggagcagcagcagcagcaacttccGATTGTGGGGCAGGTTGCTACGCCGCAGCAGCTGGGATTGctccagcaacagcagcagcagcttggtGGTGCTCCGTTGAAGCTGACCAATGAGCTGCTCGATGGGAGTGTGCTGGAG CACGACTCGCAGGACGAATTTGCCATGCTCGGAATGGACAAGGCTGCTGGCCTGGTAGAACCCGCCGAGTGGTCCCGTATCCTGGATATTGAGCTGGTCAACGATGGCACGGGGCTGGGCTTCGGAATCATTGGAGCACGAGCGACGGGTGTGACGGTGAAAACGATTCTGGCGGGTGGCGTGGCCGATCGCGATGGGCGCTTGCAGTCCGGGGATCAGATCCTGCAGATCGGAGATGTAAATTTGCACGAGATGGTGTCCGAGCAGGTGGCTTCGGTGTTGCGGCAGTCAGGGACGCATGTTCAGCTGGTGGTGGCGCGGCCGATCGATGCCGATAATGGAGCGATCGAGGAGTTTGAAAGTTCGGCGATTGTTCCGACGGTTTTGTTGGGAAATCCGCTCAAGTTGAAGCAATATCTGGCGGATTCTGGCTATCCGGAGATCTTTAGCGTGTACTCGACCGCAAACGTGGAGAAGGAAAGCTTTGATAAGGATAGTCCGATCGAGTTCCCTGAGACGGAGGTGTTTACTGTCGAGTTGAAGAAGGATCAAAATGGGCTTGGAATAACGATTGCCGGTTACGTTTGCGAGAAGGAAGAGTTGTCGGGGATTTTCGTGAAGAGCGTTTCGCCGGGAAGTGCCGCCGATTTGAGCGGCAAGATCCAAGTCAACGACCGTATCATCGAGGTCGACGGTCAATCGCTGCACGGATTCTCCAACCACCAAGCCGTGGACGTTCTGAAGCAATCTGGACACATTGTCACACTCTGCTTGGAGCGATACCTTCGCGGGCCCAAGTACGATCAACTGCAGCAAGCGATCGCCGCAAACGAGATGAAACCACCGACTCCGGCCACTCCGCCACCGAATCTTCCCGGGGGAGCCGATCTCTCCAAGTACGGCAACAACATTCTGGACATTGTCCCGCGCAACGTGGACAAACGCTCGCCCGAGGCCAAACTGTTCAACAACTTCACCGAGGACGACGCCAACGCGGCGGCGCTCATGATGATGGCCGAACCGGACCAGCAGCTGGAAACGATGATGGCGCACAAGAAGCTTGCCCGCGCCAAGGACTCGATCGACACGCAGGAATATCGCGAAAAGATCAAGGAAGCCTCCATCATTCCACCGCCAGCGGAGGCCGAACTGGACCTGCTGCTGGCGGATGCCACGAATCAGGCGGCCATTGCCAAGCACGGCAAGCAGCGCAGCTCGCTGAAGGTCAACGAGGACACCGAGGCGTTCATCGTGAAGAAGTGGACGACGCTGCTGGGCGCAAACGTGAAGATCATCGTGGCCAACATTAGGAAGTTTGCGGCGTCCAGCGGGTTGGGCATTTCGCTCGAGGGAACCGTGGACGTCGAGGGCGGGAAGGAGGTCCGACCGCATCACTACATTCGGTCGATTTTGCCAGAGGGGCCGGTGGGTCAGAACGGACTGCTGCGCTCCGGGGATGAGCTGTTGG aggtcAACGGTCAGCGGCTTCTCGGCATGAACCACCTGGAAGTGGTTTCGATCCTGAAGGAGCTGCCACAAGACGTATGCATGGTGTGTGGGCGCGGCGACCAGGAGATGCTGCAGTTCACCGAGGAATCGCTGATCAACACGCTGGAGGAGGAAATCTCCAAGAGTCGCGGCGGGACGATCGGGGGCGGACTGCAGAGCAGTTTGACTCCGTCGGAACGGTTGGTAAAGGCGAAGAGCGATGGCAGTTTGGCGACGTCGGGAGGCGCTGGAGATGGCTTTTCCAAGATAAAGTCGCGCAGCTTGGAACCGCTGACGGGGCTGGCCATGTGGAGCTCGGAGCCGCAGATTATCGAGCTGGTGAAGGGTGAGCGTGGGTTGGGCTTTTCCATTCTAGACTACCAGGACCCGCTGGATCCGAACGACACGTTGATCGTGATTCGTTCGTTGGTTCCGGGTGGGGTGGCTCAACTGGACGGGCGGTTGATCCCGGGTGACCGGTTGCTCTTTGTGAACGATACGATTCTGGAGAATTCCTCGCTGGATCAGGCCGTCCAAGCGTTGAAGGGTGCCCCCAAGGGGGTGGTCAAAATCGGCGTCGCGAAGCCACTGCCCATGCAGGACTCGTCCATCACGAGCGCCGTGTTCGAGGACAAGACGACGTCGTCCGCGGCGGCGCTGGCCATCGGCGAGACCGTCGTTTCCGCCGGAACAAGCTACGAGAGCGCGTCCCGCGGCAGCGGCAAGATGTTATCGATGAGTAAGCCGGACATAATCATGGAATGA